Proteins encoded by one window of Chondromyces crocatus:
- a CDS encoding TerB family tellurite resistance protein — MLDKLSREERLQLMRFVCSFAWADLEIQPKERKFIGSLITKLHLNADEKAQVKAWLEVPPEAEMLDPQLIPRAHRELFLETARKMIAADGNVDPEEEESLRLLEQLTA, encoded by the coding sequence ATGCTCGACAAGCTCTCGCGGGAGGAACGCCTCCAGCTCATGCGCTTCGTGTGCTCGTTTGCCTGGGCTGACCTGGAAATCCAGCCCAAGGAGCGAAAGTTCATCGGCAGCTTGATCACCAAGCTCCACCTGAACGCGGACGAGAAGGCCCAGGTGAAGGCCTGGCTCGAGGTGCCGCCGGAGGCGGAGATGCTCGATCCTCAGCTCATCCCGCGCGCCCACCGTGAGCTGTTCCTCGAGACGGCGCGGAAGATGATCGCGGCCGACGGCAACGTCGATCCCGAAGAAGAAGAGTCGCTGCGCCTGCTCGAGCAGCTCACCGCCTGA
- the purE gene encoding 5-(carboxyamino)imidazole ribonucleotide mutase: MSDAPSEVSPTSGEAPWVGVIMGGKSDWEHLAPASEFLTQLGIPHEARVVSAHRTPDRMFDYAQTAAGRGIQVIIAAAGGAAHLPGMVAAKTTLPVIGVPIPATALNGVDALLSIVQMPKGVPVATMAIGKPGAANAALLAASILALSRPVLRERLASFRAAQEAAVLRDAVIL, encoded by the coding sequence ATGAGCGATGCTCCCTCCGAGGTGTCGCCGACGTCCGGCGAGGCGCCGTGGGTCGGCGTGATCATGGGCGGCAAGAGCGACTGGGAGCACCTCGCGCCGGCGAGCGAGTTCCTGACACAGCTCGGCATCCCCCACGAAGCGCGTGTCGTCTCCGCCCACCGCACGCCGGACCGGATGTTCGACTACGCGCAGACGGCCGCTGGGCGAGGGATCCAGGTGATCATCGCTGCGGCGGGCGGTGCGGCGCATCTCCCGGGCATGGTGGCCGCGAAGACGACCTTGCCGGTCATCGGTGTGCCCATCCCCGCCACGGCCTTGAACGGCGTCGACGCGCTGCTCTCCATCGTCCAGATGCCGAAGGGCGTCCCGGTGGCGACCATGGCCATCGGCAAGCCAGGTGCGGCGAACGCTGCGTTGCTCGCCGCCTCGATCCTCGCGCTCTCGCGCCCCGTGCTGCGTGAGCGTCTCGCCTCCTTCCGGGCGGCCCAGGAGGCCGCCGTCCTCCGCGACGCCGTGATCCTGTGA
- the purK gene encoding 5-(carboxyamino)imidazole ribonucleotide synthase, whose product MNRPILPGTTLGILGGGQLGRMTALAARTLGYQVHALDPDPDCAARPVLDRLVSASFQDVDAAVELASRCDVVTLEIETIAVNALEAAAKVAPVRPSAQVMGMVQDRGIQKAWLSKNGFPVGPFREVASAVELGAAVAQMGASCFIKACRGGYDGRGQAELLDLAEAEQLWSQIGGGRAVVEQALDLQAELSVLVARSPSGKLAVYPPALNHHRNRILEWSLLPGPISASVTGQAVQIALDLAVGLRLEGILVVELFLLRDGRLLVNELAPRPHNSYHASEVACATSQFEQAVRAVCDLPLGSVEIVRPAAIVNLLGDLWLRDAPPPFEAALEVPGVRLHLYGKRVARPGRKMGHLSATGRTPEEALAAAKLAMARLGGQPSLPLPG is encoded by the coding sequence GTGAACCGACCCATCCTTCCCGGAACGACCCTCGGCATCCTCGGCGGTGGCCAGCTCGGCCGCATGACGGCGCTGGCTGCGCGCACCCTGGGCTATCAGGTCCACGCCCTGGATCCGGATCCCGACTGCGCGGCGCGCCCGGTGCTCGATCGGCTGGTCTCTGCCTCGTTCCAGGACGTGGATGCCGCGGTGGAGCTGGCGTCCCGCTGCGACGTGGTGACGCTGGAGATCGAGACCATCGCGGTGAACGCGCTGGAGGCTGCGGCCAAGGTGGCGCCGGTCAGGCCCTCCGCCCAGGTGATGGGGATGGTGCAGGACCGCGGGATCCAGAAGGCCTGGCTCTCGAAGAACGGGTTTCCCGTCGGCCCGTTCCGGGAGGTGGCGAGTGCCGTGGAGCTGGGCGCTGCGGTGGCCCAGATGGGGGCCTCGTGCTTCATCAAGGCCTGCCGCGGCGGGTACGACGGCCGGGGTCAGGCCGAGCTTCTGGATCTGGCCGAGGCCGAGCAGCTCTGGTCCCAGATCGGCGGCGGTCGCGCCGTCGTGGAGCAAGCGCTGGATCTCCAGGCCGAGCTGAGCGTGCTCGTGGCGCGCAGCCCGAGCGGCAAGCTCGCCGTGTATCCCCCCGCGCTGAACCACCACCGGAACCGGATCCTCGAGTGGTCCCTGCTGCCCGGGCCCATCTCGGCGAGCGTCACCGGGCAGGCGGTGCAGATCGCGCTCGATCTCGCGGTGGGGCTGCGCCTCGAGGGCATCCTCGTGGTGGAGCTGTTCCTGCTGCGTGATGGCCGCTTGCTGGTGAACGAGCTCGCACCGCGCCCCCACAACAGCTACCACGCCTCGGAGGTCGCCTGCGCCACCAGCCAGTTCGAACAGGCGGTGCGCGCCGTGTGTGATCTCCCGCTCGGCTCGGTGGAGATCGTGCGCCCCGCAGCCATCGTCAACCTGCTCGGGGATCTCTGGTTGCGCGATGCGCCACCACCCTTCGAGGCGGCGCTGGAGGTGCCGGGGGTGCGGCTTCACCTGTACGGCAAGCGTGTGGCGCGGCCAGGTCGCAAGATGGGGCACCTCTCCGCGACGGGCCGCACGCCCGAGGAGGCGCTCGCCGCGGCGAAGCTGGCGATGGCGCGCCTCGGGGGTCAGCCCTCGCTGCCGCTGCCAGGCTGA
- a CDS encoding cysteine hydrolase family protein, with protein sequence MRAPSRKHAAEATAVLVIDVVNDLEFPGGEKVLPWARKMADQLVPFLDEARAAGFPVIYVNDNFGHWRSDLGDIYRHCSRQGARGRPVVRKLKPRKDDYFIVKPKHSGFFSTALQPLLHHLGARRLILTGMATNLCVFFTAHDAHMHEYTISVLSDCCAAESDLDHDTALDQLVRFCRVQVCRSDEIALKKLTPAAAKDEPARPRKRRERSTARTSGREARPKRSPAKKSPAKRSPAKRSPTKRSPAKRSRPKAS encoded by the coding sequence ATGCGCGCACCTTCCAGGAAGCACGCCGCCGAAGCGACCGCGGTGCTGGTCATCGACGTGGTGAACGATCTGGAGTTTCCGGGGGGCGAGAAGGTGCTGCCGTGGGCCCGCAAGATGGCCGACCAGCTCGTGCCGTTCCTCGACGAAGCCCGCGCCGCGGGGTTCCCCGTCATCTACGTCAACGACAACTTCGGTCACTGGCGCAGCGATCTCGGCGACATCTACCGCCACTGCAGCCGACAGGGGGCGCGCGGGCGCCCCGTCGTCCGCAAGCTGAAGCCGCGCAAGGACGACTACTTCATCGTCAAGCCCAAGCACTCCGGCTTCTTCTCCACGGCCCTGCAGCCGCTCTTGCACCACCTCGGGGCACGCAGGCTGATCCTCACGGGCATGGCGACCAACCTCTGCGTCTTCTTCACGGCGCATGACGCGCACATGCACGAGTACACCATCTCGGTGCTCTCCGACTGCTGCGCCGCCGAGAGCGACCTCGACCACGACACCGCGCTCGACCAGCTCGTGCGTTTCTGTCGGGTCCAGGTGTGCCGCAGCGACGAGATCGCGCTGAAGAAGCTCACCCCGGCCGCCGCGAAGGACGAGCCTGCGCGGCCCCGCAAGCGTCGCGAGCGCAGCACGGCCCGGACGTCGGGGCGAGAGGCTCGTCCGAAGCGGTCTCCTGCGAAGAAGTCTCCTGCGAAGCGGTCTCCTGCGAAGCGATCTCCCACGAAGCGGTCTCCTGCGAAGCGGTCTCGTCCGAAGGCGAGCTGA
- a CDS encoding beta-L-arabinofuranosidase domain-containing protein has product MEAAARDSAPTDPARRPTRHQGILPVLLSASGGQSPKAGTPGAPGVTEAPATAGAGQEEPVVSLGVPFPPGAIQDPSKIALRHGRGKPVPVHVQVLATWPRDGSIRSALVAFRAKVGAKEQDLYQIIWGPEAEANRRPSPPLAPNPDGPITATLPASWYGQSLVSGPQVPALDDQRFPKFEQRIEQGLSTMSPAFDTLKVACSGQHRTYYDSPHALYQRFLRYGDAARFQRARAEALWFRGNEIRFSPDRQWAVHVCQPEGWTPEKPIGWGALRRMVSQGLLDDYLLTGDPASKEAIVAMGEALRLSIPAFKTKKEDQLLATERNMAFTMMILASYYALEPRPDVKASLDELVDRTVAWQARSSSGAFEHDVTRADPSECERGPKGASPFMTALLVDALMDVHALTGDRRIVGVVERSAKWLEEQALTSDRRAFRYLWRCETDAYDDSGTADLNLLVVPVFGAAYALTGDKRWLRTGDQLADIGVDAMRPRSPKHWSQSMRSFGRYLGYRAAGSTVGEAAAALGTDEEAPAAAPQGQGGKTIAPSKAPAAGQTPAREGASGAPTPTAPAAPTAPTAPPRP; this is encoded by the coding sequence ATGGAAGCCGCGGCGCGGGACAGCGCGCCCACGGACCCCGCGCGGCGACCCACCCGTCATCAAGGAATCCTTCCCGTTCTGCTCAGCGCCAGTGGTGGACAGAGCCCTAAAGCCGGCACCCCCGGAGCGCCTGGGGTCACCGAGGCGCCTGCCACGGCAGGGGCCGGGCAAGAGGAGCCCGTCGTCTCCCTCGGCGTTCCGTTCCCGCCTGGCGCCATCCAGGATCCATCGAAGATCGCGCTCCGTCACGGCCGCGGGAAGCCGGTGCCCGTCCATGTCCAGGTGCTCGCCACGTGGCCTCGCGACGGTTCCATCCGCAGCGCCCTGGTCGCGTTCCGGGCCAAGGTGGGGGCGAAGGAGCAGGACCTCTACCAGATCATCTGGGGGCCGGAAGCGGAGGCCAACCGGCGCCCGTCGCCGCCCCTCGCCCCGAATCCGGACGGGCCGATCACGGCGACGTTGCCCGCGTCCTGGTACGGCCAGAGCCTGGTGAGCGGGCCGCAGGTGCCGGCGCTCGACGACCAGCGCTTCCCGAAGTTCGAGCAGCGCATCGAGCAGGGGCTGTCGACGATGTCGCCCGCCTTCGACACGCTGAAGGTGGCGTGCTCCGGGCAGCACCGCACCTACTACGACAGCCCGCACGCGCTCTATCAGCGCTTCCTCCGTTACGGCGATGCGGCGCGGTTCCAGCGGGCGCGCGCGGAGGCGCTCTGGTTCCGCGGCAACGAGATCCGGTTCAGCCCCGACAGGCAGTGGGCGGTCCACGTCTGTCAGCCGGAGGGGTGGACGCCCGAGAAGCCCATCGGGTGGGGCGCGCTGCGGCGCATGGTCTCGCAAGGGTTGCTCGACGACTACCTGCTCACGGGCGATCCCGCCTCGAAGGAGGCGATCGTCGCCATGGGCGAGGCGCTGCGGCTGAGCATCCCGGCCTTCAAGACGAAGAAGGAGGACCAGCTCCTCGCGACGGAGCGGAACATGGCGTTCACCATGATGATCCTGGCCAGCTACTACGCGCTGGAGCCGCGGCCCGACGTGAAGGCCTCCCTCGACGAGCTCGTGGACCGCACGGTGGCCTGGCAGGCGCGCAGCAGCAGCGGCGCCTTCGAGCACGACGTGACACGCGCGGACCCGAGCGAGTGTGAGCGGGGGCCGAAGGGGGCGTCGCCGTTCATGACCGCGCTGCTCGTCGACGCCTTGATGGACGTGCACGCGCTCACGGGCGACCGGCGCATCGTCGGTGTGGTGGAGCGGTCTGCGAAGTGGCTGGAAGAGCAGGCGCTCACCTCCGACCGGCGCGCCTTCCGCTACCTGTGGCGCTGCGAAACCGATGCCTACGACGACAGCGGGACGGCGGATCTGAACCTGCTCGTCGTCCCGGTGTTCGGCGCCGCGTACGCGCTCACGGGCGACAAGCGCTGGCTGCGCACGGGCGACCAGCTCGCCGACATCGGGGTGGACGCGATGAGGCCGAGGAGCCCGAAGCACTGGAGCCAGTCCATGCGCAGCTTCGGCCGCTACCTGGGCTACCGTGCGGCGGGATCGACGGTGGGGGAGGCCGCCGCTGCGCTCGGCACCGACGAGGAGGCGCCCGCGGCGGCACCTCAGGGCCAGGGAGGAAAGACCATTGCTCCCAGCAAGGCACCCGCAGCCGGGCAGACCCCTGCACGCGAGGGGGCCTCGGGCGCGCCGACGCCGACCGCGCCGGCTGCACCGACCGCACCGACCGCACCTCCGCGACCTTGA
- the modB gene encoding molybdate ABC transporter permease subunit — protein MTSEEAFPIGLSLRVAAIALGLAGPLGIGIAWVQARHRYPLRWLVEALVLLPLILPPSVIGYFLIVVFGRRGLVGPLLEGTFGVRLVFSPAGAVLASTVVALPLVVKTAQPAIEAVPPELEQVAKTLGLGPLSLLFRVTLPVAYRGVLAALVLGYARALGEFGATLMFAGNIPGLTNTMPLELFAAYQGGDDARAGLYVIVLTGMSLVVAFVAARLSPREITG, from the coding sequence GTGACGTCCGAGGAAGCGTTCCCGATCGGCCTGTCGCTGCGGGTCGCGGCGATCGCGCTGGGCCTCGCGGGGCCTCTCGGCATCGGCATCGCGTGGGTGCAGGCGCGCCATCGCTACCCGCTCCGCTGGCTGGTGGAGGCGCTCGTCCTCTTGCCGCTGATCCTGCCTCCTTCCGTGATCGGCTACTTCCTCATCGTGGTCTTCGGGCGGCGTGGCCTGGTGGGGCCGCTGCTGGAGGGGACCTTCGGTGTGCGCCTCGTGTTCTCGCCCGCTGGCGCCGTGCTCGCCTCGACGGTGGTCGCGCTGCCCCTCGTGGTGAAGACCGCGCAGCCCGCGATCGAGGCCGTGCCCCCCGAGCTGGAGCAGGTGGCGAAGACCCTCGGCCTGGGGCCACTGTCGCTGCTGTTCCGGGTCACGCTGCCGGTTGCCTACCGCGGTGTGCTCGCGGCGCTGGTCCTCGGCTACGCCCGCGCGCTCGGCGAGTTCGGGGCGACGCTCATGTTCGCCGGCAACATCCCCGGCCTGACGAACACCATGCCGCTGGAGCTGTTCGCTGCCTACCAGGGGGGAGACGACGCGCGCGCGGGCCTGTACGTGATCGTGCTGACGGGGATGTCGCTGGTCGTGGCCTTCGTAGCAGCGCGGCTCTCTCCGCGGGAGATCACGGGGTGA
- a CDS encoding ATP-binding cassette domain-containing protein, translating into MSAPALEASLTVTVGDDEDRFSVTAELSLDRGVLVLFGPSGAGKSLTLRALGGLLRPVAGYVRATGEVLYDGERRIFVRPERRRMGYVPQLPSLFPHLSVARNVAFGLPFRERRRRGPRVTALMEEVGIAHLAGARPSSLSGGERQRVALARALLVEPRLLLLDEPFASIDQAGRAELRQVLRETLARHGTPAVLVTHDPEEALALGDTMVRFERGRTVAQGSPAALLREDGVVLLTGVTTGTTTEAGEGRVALALREARLEGPAEVLSGVKESLRLTLRTPRT; encoded by the coding sequence GTGAGCGCGCCTGCGCTGGAGGCCTCGCTCACGGTGACGGTGGGCGATGATGAAGACCGCTTCTCGGTCACGGCCGAGCTGTCGCTGGATCGCGGCGTGCTCGTCCTGTTCGGTCCCTCCGGCGCGGGCAAGTCGCTGACGCTGCGCGCGCTCGGGGGGCTGCTCCGCCCCGTCGCTGGATACGTGCGGGCGACGGGGGAGGTGCTCTACGACGGCGAGCGGCGGATCTTCGTGCGGCCCGAGCGGCGTCGGATGGGCTACGTGCCGCAGCTCCCTTCGCTGTTCCCGCACCTCTCGGTGGCGCGGAACGTCGCCTTCGGTCTGCCCTTCCGCGAGCGGAGGCGGCGTGGCCCGCGGGTGACGGCGCTGATGGAGGAGGTGGGGATCGCCCACCTCGCGGGCGCACGGCCTTCGTCGCTCTCGGGGGGCGAGCGGCAGCGGGTGGCGCTGGCCAGGGCGCTCCTCGTGGAGCCGCGGCTGCTCTTGCTCGACGAGCCGTTCGCCTCGATCGATCAGGCGGGGCGAGCCGAGCTGCGGCAGGTCCTCCGCGAGACGCTCGCGCGGCACGGCACGCCGGCGGTCCTGGTGACGCACGATCCAGAGGAAGCGCTCGCGCTGGGCGACACGATGGTGCGGTTCGAGCGAGGCCGGACGGTGGCGCAAGGGTCTCCCGCAGCGCTGCTGCGCGAGGACGGGGTGGTGCTGCTGACGGGCGTGACGACGGGAACCACAACGGAAGCGGGGGAGGGGAGGGTCGCGCTCGCGCTCCGGGAAGCGCGCCTGGAAGGCCCGGCCGAGGTGCTCTCCGGGGTGAAGGAGTCGCTCCGCCTCACGCTGCGCACGCCGCGCACCTGA
- the trpS gene encoding tryptophan--tRNA ligase, translating to MSEPSQKKPVILSGMQPSGLMTIGNYVGALRNWVELQHQYDCVFMIVDLHALTVKQVPAELRNQCLSFAAQYIASGIDPEESVIFLQSHVSQHAELAWVLNTIAYMGELSRMTQFKDKSHRHEENVNAGLLTYPVLMAADVLLYQANLVPVGADQKQHLELTRDLAQRFNQRYSDTFVIPEPFIPKVGARIMSLQDPTKKMSKSDENPDAYIGLMDPPEVIRRKIKRAVTDSGTEIRVDESRPGVSNLLTIHTALSGKTFAELEEHFQGKGYGHLKEELAEVVVSALAPIQARYKELMGDKSTLEKILGEGAERARFRARKTLSKVHRKIGLVPVQAPLAPKSSIP from the coding sequence GTGAGCGAGCCTTCCCAGAAAAAGCCAGTCATTCTGTCGGGTATGCAGCCGAGTGGTCTCATGACCATCGGCAACTACGTGGGCGCTCTGAGGAACTGGGTCGAGCTCCAGCACCAGTACGACTGCGTGTTCATGATCGTGGATCTGCACGCCTTGACGGTGAAGCAGGTCCCCGCCGAGCTGCGCAACCAGTGTCTCTCGTTCGCCGCCCAGTACATCGCCAGCGGCATCGACCCGGAGGAATCCGTCATCTTCCTCCAGTCCCACGTCTCCCAGCATGCCGAGCTCGCGTGGGTGCTGAACACGATCGCGTACATGGGCGAGCTGAGCCGCATGACGCAGTTCAAGGACAAGTCCCATCGGCACGAGGAGAACGTCAACGCGGGCCTGCTCACCTACCCGGTGCTCATGGCGGCGGACGTCCTGCTCTACCAGGCGAACCTCGTCCCCGTGGGGGCCGACCAGAAGCAGCACCTCGAGCTGACCCGGGATCTCGCCCAGCGCTTCAACCAGCGCTACTCGGACACCTTCGTCATCCCCGAGCCCTTCATCCCCAAGGTGGGGGCGCGGATCATGAGCCTCCAGGACCCGACGAAGAAGATGTCGAAGAGCGACGAGAACCCCGACGCTTACATCGGGCTGATGGATCCGCCGGAGGTGATCCGCCGCAAGATCAAGCGCGCCGTCACCGACTCGGGCACGGAGATCCGGGTCGACGAGTCGCGGCCTGGCGTGAGCAACCTGCTCACCATCCACACGGCGCTGAGCGGCAAGACGTTCGCCGAGCTGGAAGAGCACTTCCAGGGCAAGGGGTACGGGCACCTGAAGGAGGAGCTGGCCGAGGTGGTCGTCTCGGCGCTCGCTCCCATCCAGGCGCGCTACAAGGAGCTGATGGGCGACAAGTCCACCCTGGAGAAGATCCTCGGGGAAGGCGCCGAGCGTGCCCGCTTCCGCGCGCGCAAGACGCTCTCCAAGGTCCACCGGAAGATCGGCCTCGTTCCGGTGCAAGCGCCGCTCGCCCCGAAAAGCTCCATCCCCTAG
- a CDS encoding nuclear transport factor 2 family protein: MKRWLPIGLVVLGVAFIAYALFGASDKDRVLALLHRAADAVRVEEGDTNPVVRLGRVRSDFSEIFSKDASASVPEINQRLQGRDALVDATVKLGAVYGSAHVTLDDIDLQMDPGGLTAEAKATATVTGAQHGQSVRRDERKVMFRAEKIDGDWRLVSVVAGSRLGTDDDEP; the protein is encoded by the coding sequence ATGAAGCGCTGGCTCCCCATCGGCCTCGTCGTCCTCGGCGTGGCCTTCATCGCGTACGCACTCTTCGGGGCCTCCGACAAGGACCGCGTCCTCGCCCTCCTGCACCGGGCGGCGGACGCCGTGCGCGTCGAGGAAGGGGACACGAACCCGGTGGTGCGACTCGGCCGGGTCCGCTCCGACTTCAGCGAGATCTTCTCGAAGGACGCCTCTGCCAGCGTGCCCGAGATCAACCAGCGCCTCCAGGGACGTGACGCGCTGGTGGACGCGACGGTCAAGCTCGGGGCGGTCTACGGCTCCGCGCACGTCACCCTCGACGACATCGACCTCCAGATGGATCCTGGAGGGCTCACTGCCGAGGCCAAGGCGACCGCCACGGTCACCGGCGCGCAGCACGGGCAGTCGGTGCGCCGGGACGAGCGCAAGGTGATGTTTCGCGCGGAGAAGATCGATGGAGACTGGCGGCTCGTCTCGGTGGTCGCGGGCTCGCGGCTGGGCACCGACGACGACGAGCCGTAG
- a CDS encoding Eco57I restriction-modification methylase domain-containing protein, giving the protein MLPTLPVTGGEDCQSDGKLDRGDSRPVARIKASPSVGPSQARPARRFRDHALLALRELGEAFLQADVNAGGRLLAGQEALLTRGLTTVLLRLLVLLVVERVAPERLVLSTLFSTPERAWSALLALTRAVHGGAHTPTGAALPLPHGGCLFDPHLHPFLEGRPAGSKDELPEAPTLPTVPDAVLRRVLSHLAAPEVHPEDPSLGVDRLGALHEGLLGVELKLDGAGGFSITAGDARRRAGAHYTSRTMARAIVSRALAPLLAEARTPAAILALRICDPAMGAGAFLLETCRELAEALLTAWEDAGVTHGLETAEARRAQAHYLVAQHALHGVDKDPLAVDIARISLGLFALGPDGRPPFLAHALQRGDAILGLDRAQIAALTPRRRHAREDPVAIEALERATASAAASRRALREGTLTREHALACADQALIPTRHLADTILATFLWAERRARPRVLAKLPPLVPRLLEGDLDPELTHRLDKLRERHGPLHWELEFADVFAERGGFDAFVGNPPWVAYAGRAAQPIANPLRDLHAELSTAFSGYRTLQGLFVHRMATLLRPGGRLGLVLPTSMSDLAGYEPTRRAHDALCRADEALPDFGERAFEGVFQPSMGLLSTRRHASPSAPRPPSSRWHLASSDLDARTAELLARLDTLPRLSPRLFGERGFQTSAADTRKLVLQPDATHTVGLRAGSDVAPCLLKPPRFYCDPDAFDTRFRPAQEWRTVDLLIRQTARFPLAALSDGQAFRNSILAGFADEQYGAHFLLLYLNSTPVRWVHYHRQRDARQGMPQVKISHLRALPAPPADHPAVHALSALGRRLGDRNEGITAAEQEAIDGLVSDALSLDDEARALVGSWWEVVQRGSRPARGASPASPEAT; this is encoded by the coding sequence GTGTTGCCAACACTCCCCGTGACGGGGGGAGAAGACTGCCAGTCCGACGGGAAGCTGGATCGAGGCGATTCCCGGCCCGTCGCGAGGATCAAGGCCAGCCCCTCGGTCGGGCCGTCCCAGGCTCGCCCGGCCCGGCGGTTCCGCGATCACGCCCTGCTGGCGCTCCGCGAGCTGGGCGAAGCCTTCTTGCAGGCGGATGTGAACGCTGGCGGTCGGCTCCTCGCGGGACAGGAAGCGCTCCTCACGCGAGGCCTCACCACGGTCCTCCTCCGGCTGCTCGTCTTGCTCGTCGTCGAGCGTGTCGCCCCGGAGCGCCTGGTCCTGTCGACGCTGTTCAGCACGCCGGAGCGCGCATGGTCCGCGCTGCTCGCGCTGACACGCGCGGTTCACGGAGGAGCCCACACGCCGACGGGCGCAGCGCTGCCTCTCCCGCATGGCGGATGCCTGTTCGATCCCCACCTTCATCCGTTCCTCGAAGGGCGGCCTGCCGGCAGCAAGGATGAGCTTCCCGAGGCGCCCACGCTGCCCACCGTCCCGGATGCGGTGCTGCGGCGGGTGCTGTCCCACCTCGCCGCGCCCGAAGTCCACCCGGAAGATCCGTCGCTCGGAGTCGATCGGCTCGGGGCGCTGCACGAGGGGCTGCTCGGGGTCGAGCTGAAGCTGGACGGCGCTGGAGGGTTCTCCATCACCGCCGGGGATGCCCGCCGGCGCGCTGGCGCGCACTACACCTCGCGCACGATGGCACGCGCGATCGTCTCGCGAGCGCTCGCGCCTCTCCTCGCCGAGGCGCGCACCCCGGCGGCCATCCTCGCCCTGCGGATCTGTGATCCCGCCATGGGAGCAGGCGCGTTCCTGCTCGAGACCTGCCGCGAGCTGGCGGAGGCGCTGCTGACGGCGTGGGAAGACGCAGGCGTCACGCACGGGCTCGAAACGGCGGAGGCGCGGCGTGCCCAAGCGCACTACCTCGTCGCGCAGCACGCCCTCCATGGCGTGGACAAGGATCCGCTCGCCGTGGACATCGCCCGGATCTCCCTGGGCCTCTTCGCACTGGGACCGGACGGGCGCCCTCCGTTCCTCGCACACGCCCTCCAGCGGGGGGACGCGATCCTGGGCCTCGATCGCGCCCAGATCGCCGCCCTGACGCCGCGACGACGTCATGCTCGGGAGGACCCCGTGGCCATCGAAGCCCTGGAGCGCGCAACGGCGAGCGCCGCGGCCAGCCGGCGTGCCCTTCGTGAAGGCACCCTGACCCGGGAGCACGCCCTCGCGTGCGCCGACCAGGCGCTCATCCCCACCCGCCACCTCGCCGACACCATCCTCGCGACGTTCCTCTGGGCAGAACGGCGCGCGAGGCCACGGGTGCTGGCAAAGCTCCCTCCCCTCGTCCCGCGGCTGCTGGAAGGCGACCTCGACCCCGAACTCACCCACCGGCTCGACAAGCTGCGCGAGCGCCACGGCCCCCTGCACTGGGAGCTGGAGTTCGCCGATGTCTTCGCCGAGCGCGGAGGCTTCGACGCCTTCGTGGGCAACCCCCCCTGGGTGGCCTACGCCGGCAGGGCAGCCCAGCCGATCGCCAACCCCCTGCGTGATCTCCATGCCGAACTCAGCACCGCCTTCTCGGGCTACCGCACGCTCCAGGGGCTCTTCGTCCACCGCATGGCGACGCTGCTGAGGCCCGGAGGCCGGCTCGGGCTGGTGCTGCCCACCTCGATGTCCGATCTCGCAGGCTACGAGCCGACCCGCCGCGCACACGACGCGCTGTGCAGGGCCGATGAAGCCCTCCCCGATTTCGGGGAGCGCGCCTTCGAAGGCGTGTTCCAGCCGAGCATGGGCTTGCTCTCCACGCGCCGTCACGCATCACCGTCCGCCCCTCGCCCCCCATCGTCGCGATGGCACCTGGCCAGCTCCGATCTCGACGCGAGGACGGCCGAGCTGCTCGCACGGCTCGACACGCTGCCCCGGCTGTCCCCGCGGCTCTTCGGCGAGCGCGGCTTCCAGACGAGCGCCGCCGACACGCGAAAGCTCGTGCTCCAGCCCGACGCGACGCACACGGTGGGCTTGCGGGCCGGCAGCGACGTCGCCCCCTGCTTGCTCAAGCCCCCTCGCTTCTACTGCGATCCGGACGCCTTCGACACCCGCTTCCGCCCAGCCCAGGAGTGGCGCACCGTGGACCTGCTCATCCGGCAAACGGCGCGCTTCCCCCTGGCGGCACTCTCGGATGGGCAGGCCTTCCGGAACTCCATCCTGGCAGGCTTCGCGGACGAGCAGTACGGCGCGCACTTCCTGCTGCTGTACCTGAACTCCACGCCCGTGCGCTGGGTTCACTACCATCGCCAGCGGGATGCGCGGCAGGGCATGCCTCAGGTGAAGATCTCCCACCTCCGCGCGCTGCCCGCACCGCCTGCGGACCACCCTGCCGTGCACGCCCTCTCGGCGCTGGGACGACGGCTCGGAGATCGCAACGAGGGAATCACGGCCGCCGAGCAGGAAGCGATCGATGGGCTCGTGTCCGACGCCCTGTCGCTGGATGACGAGGCGCGCGCGCTGGTGGGAAGCTGGTGGGAAGTGGTGCAACGAGGATCGCGACCCGCGCGAGGCGCCTCACCAGCGAGCCCCGAGGCGACCTGA